The following proteins come from a genomic window of Chelmon rostratus isolate fCheRos1 chromosome 23, fCheRos1.pri, whole genome shotgun sequence:
- the si:ch211-63p21.8 gene encoding kelch-like protein 33 produces the protein MEFTRHYLPLEWEERWRKEKEKRKRVIEDAGEEGIAQDNRELRRIVAFNDSRMGLMSERGNKEGSEVRISGPSQEGIRGRMTEEAFGDEGLVHTYRSETYPEEVFKALKEFWDSSLLTDLTLTTDNEISFHVHSAILAAVSSFIRERLRDESAERSDNNRDVELQRRSVSLGPEVDHVGLQAVVEFAYTGAVLSLNKDNMALIKAAAQALGVPRILDLCHKEEMMKEVGSPEREAQMIPSLEQMKITLQSIKHLWVDRVGCDVILDVDGASFHVHRAILAASSDYFRGMFTCGMRESNQIQVALPFLLASELEALISCSYSGTLPLSWDCVFEITCMALQLQFQPALPLCLDFMRQEMDASSCLDVASFAEAYGMSELLEEANDFILRNFWEVSATAKFHDLPAEKLLDILRCDGLSVPSELAVFRAVSSWIEADPEERLGQAGVLMTGVRFPLMTFREFREVRAINLRMECFGNKEVELYGSALKEFGFSLLKTQDQCRVRHPKDALLLVGGDQLNQDAGLRIASRELWFANSLRSGAGLVKEIEWRRLGEIPDQPKFRHGVAAMVGRLYAVGGCYFYSKNDMMKSAYSYDPVQNSWRRLADMQEFRSNFSVVVYEERLYAIGGDKEINANVDSVEMYNPGTDSWSFVQPLDQALSGHAVTVIGGGIFISGGFNSKYECLVSMFLYHPERGTTYLADMAHDRAQHCMEPLRGHLYVAGGVCNLRKFYTDQLACEVYDPVADSWTAFASLSVPHVGAASAVLEEKIYVLGGYCQDDYSESGLVHRFNPSTQRWENMGKLPGAVTDIRACLLRLPQHFRLQEQAGQDDDL, from the exons ATGGAGTTTACCAGGCATTACCTGCCATTGGAATgggaagagagatggaggaaagagaaggaaaagcgGAAAAGAGTGATTGAAGATGCTGGAGAAGAGGGAATAGCACAGGACAACCGCGAGCTGAGGAGAATTGTTGCCTTCAATGACTCCAGGATGGGCCTGATGAGTGAGAGGGGTAATAaagaggggtcagaggtcaggataAGTGGTCCTAGTCAGGAGGGAATTCGGGGGCGTATGACTGAGGAGGCATTTGGAGATGAAGGACTTGTACACACATACCGCAGTGAAACGTATCCTGAAGAGGTGTTCAAGGCTTTGAAGGAATTCTGGGATTCATCTCTTCTCACGGACCTGACTCTGACCACTGACAATGAGATCAGCTTTCACGTACACTCCGCTATCctggctgctgtcagctccttcATCcgagagagactgagggatgAAAGTGCCGAACGTTCAGACAATAATAGGGATGTAGAACTCCAAAGGAGGTCAGTGTCTCTTGGTCCTGAGGTTGATCATGTTGGGCTACAGGCAGTTGTGGAGTTTGCCTACACTGGAGCTGTATTGTCtttgaacaaagacaacatggcACTGATTAAGGCTGCAGCTCAAGCACTGGGAGTCCCTAGAATACTGGATCTGTGCCACAAAGAGGAGATGATGAAGGAAGTTGGAAGTCCTGAGAGGGAAGCACAAATGATCCCTTCTCTAGAGCAGATGAAGATTACTCTTCAGTCCATCAAACATCTGTGGGTAGACAGAGTGGGGTGTGATGTGATTTTGGATGTGGATGGAGCTTCATTCCATG TCCACAGAGCTATCCTGGCAGCAAGTAGCGACTATTTCCGTGgcatgtttacctgtgggatgagGGAATCCAATCAGATCCAAGTTGCCCTTCCCTTCCTGTTAGCTTCTGAGTTAGAGGCACTGATTAGCTGCTCCTACAGTGGGACCCTTCCACTTAGCTGGGACTGTGTCTTTGAAATCACCTGCATGGCCctccagcttcagtttcagcctGCCCTCCCACTTTGCCTTGATTTCATGAGACAGGAAATGGATGCAAGCTCATGCCTTGACGTGGCATCTTTTGCTGAAGCCTATGGGATGTCAGAGCTCCTCGAGGAAGCCAATGACTTCATACTGAGGAACTTCTGGGAGGTGTCAGCCACGGCAAAGTTTCATGACCTACCAGCAGAGAAGCTTCTAGACATCCTTCGCTGCGATGGCCTGTCTGTGCCCTCAGAGTTGGCTGTGTTCCGAGCTGTATCCTCCTGGATTGAAGCTGATCCTGAAGAGAGATTGGGTCAGGCTGGCGTATTGATGACCGGAGTCCGGTTCCCCCTCATGACCTTTCGAGAGTTCAGGGAGGTCAGGGCCATTAACCTGCGCATGGAGTGCTTTGGAAACAAGGAGGTGGAACTCTATGGTTCAGCACTCAAGGAATTTGGTTTCAGTCTTCTAAAAACTCAAGATCAGTGTCGGGTCCGGCATCCCAAAGATGCTCTGCTTCTGGTCGGGGGAGACCAGCTGAACCAGGATGCGGGTCTACGCATAGCAAGTAGGGAACTGTGGTTTGCAAACTCCCTGCGCAGTGGTGCAGGGTTGGTGAAGGAGATCGAGTGGAGGAGGTTGGGTGAGATCCCAGACCAGCCAAAGTTCAGGCATGGAGTAGCAGCAATGGTGGGAAGGTTGTATGCGGTTGGAGGATGTTATTTCTACTCCAAGAATGACATGATGAAATCTGCCTACAg TTATGACCCTGTGCagaacagctggaggaggctggCTGACATGCAGGAGTTTAGAAGTAACTTCTCAGTGGTGGTGTATGAAGAGCGTCTTTATGCCATTGGTGGAGATAAGGAGATAAACGCCAATGTTGACAGCGTGGAAATGTATAACCCAGGCACTGACTCCTGGAG ctTTGTCCAGCCCCTGGACCAGGCTTTGAGTGGCCATGCTGTCACTGTCATAGGTGGTGGAATCTTCATCTCTGGTGGTTTCAACTCAAAGTATGAGTGTCTGGTTTCCATGTTCCTTTACCACCCAGAGAGAGGAACCACCTACCTGGCGGACATGGCCCATGACCGAGCCCAGCATTGCATGGAGCCCCTGCGAGGCCATCTTTACGTCGCCGGTGGTGTGTGTAACCTGAGGAAGTTTTATACCGACCAACTAGCCTGTGAGGTGTATGATCCCGTGGCTGACTCCTGGACTGCTTTTGCATCACTGTCTGTACCACATGTGGGTGCAGCCTCAGCTGTCCTAGAGGAGAAGATTTATGTGCTGGGAGGATACTGCCAGGACGATTACAGTGAGTCTGGTCTAGTCCACCGGTTCAATCCCAGCACACAGCGATGGGAGAACATGGGCAAACTGCCAGGGGCTGTGACTGACATACGTGCCTGTCTGCTGCGATTGCCCCAACACTTCAGACTTCAAGAACAGGCTGGTCAAGATGATGATTTATAG